In the genome of Massilia sp. UMI-21, the window CCGGCCAGGACATCAATATGGTGGCGCAGGGGAGCATGGCCACGCTCGCGGCGGGCGGCATCAGCCTGTTCACTTATGGCAAGGCGACCAACAAGGACAAGCCGAACCAGGAGGTGGGGATCAAGTTGCATGCTGCCAGCGGAAAGTTCAGTAGCCAGAGCCAGTCGGGGCCGACCTCGCTGACGGCGGACAAGAAGATTACCGTGGCGAGCGTGACCCGGTCGGTGTCGGTGTCGGCGCCGAAGAAGCATGTGCTGCTGACGGCGCAGGGGGCGTATATCAAGCTGGAGGGCGGGAATATCGAGGTGCATGCGCCGGGGAAGGTGGAGTTCAAGGCGAGCAAGAAGGAGTTGGCGGGGCCACAGAGCACCAAGCAAGAAAAAGTGCTGCCAAAACCGGGGGAGCTGAAATTGTGCGAACTGCGCGCTGCTGGAGCAGCGGCTGCAGGAGACAGCAGCGTCCCCTTATTGTAAGGGAAGATAAAATGAATAAGAGCCTCGCATTGACGGCAGTCCGTGAATATCGGTTTGCTGTCGTTGATCCAGTAATACTTAATTTATTACCAGAAGATATTATTGCCCAAATTCTGGTACCAAAATGCCTGTCGCAAAGCGCGCATCTTATGCCCGGAGCGGTCGACCTCCAGCAACTATCTGAAGATCGCCTTAACGCTCTCTGCACCATCCTGCAAGGGGCATGCGAAGGGCACCTTGCCTCATCATCCGTAGCAATATTCGTCGCTACTTTGTCTGATACACATGAATTTGCGCGCCGTTGGAATGCTGTTCAGCTTGTAAGGCGCTATAACAAACGCAATTTCTGGCTGCGAATACACGACTCCAGGGTTCTCCATCAACTTCTCCGAATGTTGAATCCAATGCAGCGTCGTGGCTTGTTTGGACAAGCACAAAGGTTTCACTACTGGATCGGCAATAGTTGGACTACCGCTCTGCGTGAAGCTAAAAGCGAGGCTGAGGGAAATCTGCCATCAATTGGGCCTATCGGATGGGACTGGGCGCGTATCGAAAGGATAGGCATCGTGAACCGAGCACTAATTAGTGCGGGAATCCAAGATTTGCGTGCGTTGGAATCTCAAGCGGTGCTGGCCGAGCAGTTGATCGAGCGCGCCGTCACTCGTCACAGACTAAGTGAGCAAGCTGATCTGATCGAATATGCAACACGTGGACTCTTGTTTGATCCGCTTTTCGATGAGCACCCCGCGATTGCAAGTGCCATCAAATTACCTCCCGCATCTGAAGAAACTACCAGCCTATCGGATCGTTTGGCACTGATTGAAGACACGGTCTGGGCCTCGCTCCATTAAGTGGAAAAACAATATGAACTCGACGAAAACGTGCGAATTCTGTGATAAGCGGGGCTTGCCTTTGCTGCTAGTACGCCACGCAGTTGCACCGGTAGACTCAGGCGCTCCTTTGGCGTCAGGTTTGCCGATCGATATAGCTCCATCTGTTGCACATTACACCAAACGTGTGCTTCGAAGTGGATACGTCAACGTGTTTGACGAGTCACGTCGGCGTTGGGAAACGTATTTCGTTACACCAGACGGATTTCTTTTCAAAATCTTCCAAACTGCCGGTGCCACACCTGTCGTGCCGCAGAAGTCATTTAACTGTCCAGACGAAGGACACCGCGCTATCGCAAGCTGCATCACCATACCGGATCCAAAGAATG includes:
- a CDS encoding DUF4123 domain-containing protein; the protein is MNKSLALTAVREYRFAVVDPVILNLLPEDIIAQILVPKCLSQSAHLMPGAVDLQQLSEDRLNALCTILQGACEGHLASSSVAIFVATLSDTHEFARRWNAVQLVRRYNKRNFWLRIHDSRVLHQLLRMLNPMQRRGLFGQAQRFHYWIGNSWTTALREAKSEAEGNLPSIGPIGWDWARIERIGIVNRALISAGIQDLRALESQAVLAEQLIERAVTRHRLSEQADLIEYATRGLLFDPLFDEHPAIASAIKLPPASEETTSLSDRLALIEDTVWASLH